CCCCGCTGGGCTGTCCCCGGAGCGCCCTCACCGCCGGGCTGACCAGAAAGGGCCCGCCCCGCCATCGCGGCTGCAGCAgccccgtccccctcccgccCTACCTGCGCCCCGCCGGGTCCAGCGGCGCGGAGAGAGGTTTAGCAAAATAGCGCCTTCCCCCGAGGCGGGGAGGGGAATTCTCCGTTCGTCCTGAGGAAATGATCTACtcggggcagggctgcccgccGGAACGGCCCTCCCGGCGCTCACCTGCACTCCCCGCAGCCGCCGGTGAGGAAAGCTGGGCACCTCGCAGGGATGCGGGACCTCAACTCAGCCCCCCCGCGCCGGGCTGCTGGAATCGGAGACTTCGCCAGAGCAGCAGAAGGGTGAACGGCTGCGGCCCTGGGTCAGAATTACAGCTCAAAGCACCTACGGACAGAGGGACCGGCCCGCCGCCGACAGCAAGGGGAGGGCAGGGCGCCTGCTGCCCCTTCGTCCTGCCTGCTCCCCGCCCAGCGAAGCTTTGACACTAGGTTCAGTCCACTTTAATTAGATTAGCCTCTATgcaatcatgattttttttaaactgtcccaGTCGTCCCAAACGACCAGACCTAGGCCAGTCATTCTTAAAAAGCAAATTACAGCCGAGTACCAGGTTTGATTCATCCGCTCCGTCTTGGGGGAAGATTTGTCACCTCTTGAGAAACCCTGGCTTTTTGGGCAATCACTTTTCCAAAGTTAGGCAAAAGTCCCACTGTGAAACTACTAATACACTGGCCCTAAGGATGTACTCCTGGATGCTGCTACTTCCAAGCCCGTGTGATCCATTTTTAGAAACAAAGACGTACCACGTTTTGACACAAGAATGAACAATTTGCTCCGTTGCAGTGAGTGACACAGGAACAGTTTTGGTCCCTTCAACTACAGTACGcttcctccattaaaaaaaaaaaatccacgttATTTTCCTGCAAGAATAAAGATGGCACAAGAGTTCAGGCATTATAACTGGCCTACTTAAAAGCTATGCAATTACAAAACAATTTAACAGCATTGTACTGTCAGACTTACCTCTAATGTAATTCCTGTCATTAAAGGGTGGCAGTTCCATAGGCATGTGTGTTAAGTGaacaaaaaattaacagaaaataaagatatAGACAAAAGTTATCctggcaaaggaagaaaatgcttttcttaacACTGACCTAAAAAAGCCACTATCAAGTTGGTATAACAtgtcaaaaaaagaaaccccacagtTCTTGAATGATACATAGCAATACATCTGTTAATACTGTTGTCAGAAAAACTGTATTACAATGAATCAAAAGGCCAGATTCTATtgtgttaaaataaatatgaaacaggGATATAGTACTAACAGGTATCAATTAATTATTAGGCAGCTGCTGAGCTTAACCAGGGACAGGTGGGGAAGCAGTTAAATGATCCAGTGTAATGCACTAAGGTTTAAACTGACATACAAAACAATACATCATTCCTGAGGAGACAGAAAACTCggactaattattttaaaatagcgtCTGTGGCTAAATTTCTCCAAATAAAGAAACTTGACTATGAATGTATCCCTAAGATTTAACCCATACTGCTTTTCATTCCCCCCTAGAAAAAAGTTTTCCACAAAGAGCTAAATTCATCAGTGCATGCTCTTTAATGAACTCAAGTAAGTCACAGTTCAAGTGGCACCACGCTTACTAGTTACAAAACATTCATGAAACATCTATTCTTTATAGTCTTAATTACAAGATACTCTATTTTAGTGAAGCATGAGACATAATTACAGTGCATTATATACAgagtacagaaatatttttataggaaaaaaataaatagaaaaaaaatatgtaaacatcCTGAGTGAAATTCTGCTGCCACTGAATTCAGTTACAGAACCATCATAGATACAAGCACAGGCAGAATTTCACCCCTCTTTTTAAAGCATATAGCAGTGCACATAACTtcattttaaacagtttaaagTGCATacaacagtataaaaaaaataattcataagcTTTTGAAAGTTTTACATATACAGATTTCATTCGTATCTATTACGTCTCCTCAATCCTATCCCTTTGGATTCAATGGCATCTTTGTGTATCATTTCTTGGTCTTCTACCACATCTGGCTGAAACTGATGTACTTCACATTCATCACATAATTCATGCTCTTCTATTTTGTAATCATTATCAACATCCTCAAGCAAATCTTCATGACTGTCATCTTCTCTGTcatccatttctttctcttgagAATGTTCAGCAAATGACTGAATAAGATCTTCAAGTTTCTCATTACAAATGTGGCTGacatcttttaatgaaaaaaaaaagtttaaattactAGAAAGGCTCAAAATTTCAAGGGTCAGTTTAGAAgcagaattttttatttgttttctctcttttattaaGACTCAACTAATGCAAAAATTCCCCACACTTCTACTGAACCATTCTTAACATTTAAGATTTCTCTTGGACTACTACACACCTCTTGGAAATCTCCAGTTGAAACTAATACACAATTTGATGTTTGGTACGTTATGCAAGCATTACCCACCGCCTCAGAGGTTCCCATCTGGGAATCCACAGACTAAAGTTAGTCCAATACTAACAGACTGCTCAGGAACTCACATTCAAGAAGCCCATTTTAACAAAGCAGAACATGACTGTGTGATCTATCCTAGCTCAATGTCTTTTAGCACctattcttaaaaaaatcatGATGTATCAAAAATTTGAAATTAGATACACCTCAAACAGGAATAATGGTACTCctacagaataaaattaattccacACACATTACCTCAGATGCAGGAGCTGCACATTATTATAGTAAGAtctgtttattcttttaaaatataaactacTTAGTTATCTATCCTGCTGGATATCAAAGTAcctttcatcttgttttctgATTTATCCAATCCACTTTCTTTCATCAGTCGTCTAATTGATTGGAGCTGTGTCATTATTTCATCTTTCTGCTCACAAGCTAAAGCATTAAcactagaaaaaaagacagatgtCACCAGCTGAAAGATTACCTTGGAAGTGAGTGCTTGATAATAATGCTCAAGATTGCAGTATTTCTTTCCATGGATAAACACCTCAGTTAAGTTAGCAATTCGTTTAGCTCAAGCTTTTCCTTGAGAACTGTCTCTTGAGAAGTGGGGACCCCATCACATACACCTACTGAATAATCTAGCCACTGAATTCTAACACTGGAGCCCTAATGGCCAAGGTTGAGTAATAAGTACTGAAAGAAACAATTAtccaaagtgattttatttttagtacAACAATGCCTAATACAGAACTTCACAGTTTATAGAGgcttttctcatttatttcagattttgtttacACTCTCTCCTCCCCATCACTACTAGAAATTTGTTAGGCAAATTGGTCAGTCAATTTGCTGCTTAACAGTTTCAGCACGTATTAAGTTCATAAGCACACTAAAGGAACAATCAGTAAGTTCTGCATGTTTTAAACTCGGCTTCATGAAGGATGTCAGTCTACACAAAATGGACTGcatggatatttttatttccaatagATGGGTAAGGCCCTAGCTTCTTAAGAAAAGATGATCTCTAAAACCACAAGGAGGTTATATTGCTTATTCCCTTGTTACACTACAACAGAGAAGTTATATTTCCCTGAAACACACACAATCACTTAACAGTGTTAACACttaacatttcaaaacacaaaaataagcaGCCATACCTTGATAACTAGTTTTGTCTTCTAATTATATCAAAAGGTGGAAACTCTTTCTGATACCAGAAATCTAATTTCCACATGGGCTTTCAAATGCTACTGAGCTTAAGTGTTTTTTCAGTATTAGTCTCCTTGGTCAATATTCAAGTTTAACTTGTTAAGTGACAGAAGCTCAGACTTACAGTCATGCTATTGCATATATGTTTGGTGAACAAGAGACAGGAGATGTCTGTGGAAAAGATCACgaactgcagaagaaaactaTTACCTGCAAAAGGCTACAGAATCAATAAGTAATTAAAGAAGGTTCCTAAACACTGTTACTTACCTATATATAAGGAACATTTTGAGAACTCTCTGTCAACATTTTGGAGAATTTCAATTCACAGAAAACAATACTGAGATGTTTTAGAACACTCACCAGTTTGACAGTGGATCCAACTGAGTCAATAAAGAATTTAACATTTTCTCTGTCTGTGCTAGATGCTGCTCCAGTTCTAAAAGCTGATGCtctaacaaaaaacaaaagcaaaaaaaaaagtgggaggcAGGGCCAGGGGGGTGGGGGCAAGTGGGAGAGAACATTGTAATAAATGTATTTACAATACGAAAATGATACTAATTTATATTTTTGGTTGGGCAGATTCAAAAACAGGAAGGTTTTTTCTCTATAAAATTCTAGAATATGAAAAGGGAGTGGTGAAAGCAAGAATAGAAGCCTTATGTGTGACCAGAAGTCCTCATTCAATAACTTGTCTCCAATAGTGCAGAAGAAGAGAACACCTTGGCAGAAACCGAGCGAGAATATGGCTCTCACCTTCCCAGCTTCAAGAACTACACAGGTTCCAAGACTTCCTAAGGTAAAAGTAGTGTATTTATACTTACTATAGTCATAAATTTGCCCACTCACACCTCACAAATACATTCAACACTTAATACACTAGAGTTGAGAGGAGTAACTCCTCCTAAAATACTATtaaactgtgaagaaagaagaacgCAACATGCAAGGATGGCAAATAGGCAGTGTAGAAACTCACTGCTGAACCTGACTACAGATCTGGTGTACAGAGACACCAGGAGGCTGCTAGTTGTTTAATTAACTAAAAATGTGTCTGTACAAGGGGCaaaaaacatatgaaaacagCTCAACTTTGATGTGCCTGACTGTTTCTCCAAAGGAAAGCCTGCTTCTTGGCACATGCAGAATAGACTGAATCAGACAGCCAAGAGTGCTCCGTATCGTGAAGGAAAAGAGTATCATTTATTCTGCCTCTTCTACAAACAGTTAATGTTTTTGTCAGGTCTCCAATTTGACCCAGAAATTCAACAGCCTCTGTAATTGTTTATCCATACTGTTCCACTATCAATACAGTTTAACTCTAAAGCAGATCATTATATCCTTTTTAAATACCCTATTAATTCTAAAGAGTATTATATCCTATTTAAACACCCTATTATACTGAAGAAAATTGAGCAGGTCTTAAGTAAGAAAAACATCAGACATTAAAAGGCAGACAACCATCCTGTATTACTGTAGCTGTTTTAAAGAATATTACCATTTGGAGATTTCAAACAAACCTCTACCAAGTGTTTCAAGTACACAGAACAACAAAGTGGTTTTTTGTAGGTTCCTAACTGCATGTAAGGAACTTAGAAGATGGTTCTTGTTTAGCTAGACTGCATAAACAAAAATATGTAGCTTGTTCCAGCAGGAAATATGCATTTTTGGTGAACATATGCATTCTGAATGGCTATCTTACCCGTTTCCTTTGCCTTGTCTTcagtacttttttcctttttggagagaCTTTCTTCATGTGACTTCATCTTTAATAAATATAATCATGTTAGAAGACTTCATCACtatttgtatattaaaaataaaaatgcatttagaaatttactgaaattaaaaagcaacCACAGAAATGTGCTCCATTAATGAAACTTTTATTCTGCCATGCCTTCTTCCTATCTTAAACTAACACTTCAGATTGTAAGCAGTGACAACATGACTGACAAAAGTTGTAAAAGAAAGCAGTTGCTATTTCAACTCCAGTTTTCAAAAATTAACAGAAGAAACCTTCTAGGTTACTGGACCCAGTCTCCTATCATTAACTAGGAGGTAAAACTTCTTTCTTAAAGTAATAAAGATGCTATTATAGAAATATTTACATGTCAGTCCCACAACTGTAAAGAGTTTTAACACCCAAAGTATTGTTTTTATGATGTTTCGATCTTATTTAcaaactatttaatttttaaaaccaaactggTCTGCCTCTATGTTCATCTTGCTAAGCTGTTGTATTTTTCTCACATATGAGATGATATGAAACTGTCTACGGAAATGAAGATGCTGTCTCCAGTCCTGTTCAGGTTtaagttggttttttccctgaagGCAAGCAGCAATGTTCCAGGTGCACTCTCAGCACTGCAAGTGCTGTAACATCTCTTATTATAAAACAATAAATATCaagactgatatttaaaaaaaaaaatcccaatagaTCATGTGCTCTACTTTTTTAATTTACTAATGGTAGAAAAGCTATCACATGTCACAGGTAACAGCCTATGTTGCAGCTGCATGACCAAATGAGAAGTCCTAAATAAAAGGTCTAGACTACTCACTATTCTATCTAATTGCTAATCTAAGACTATTACTCTGCAGGAGTCGTCTATCTCCTTCCCATACTCAATCTCATTCTGAAGAATGAAAAGGAAGTGAAACACTCATGAGGCTTAAGTTACAACCTCAGGTAACAGCACTGTTTAAGTTCTCAGATTCTtattggggggaggagggggtgcggggaggggaggTGAAGTGTAAGATTCTCACTTCTTTAAGTGTCTAAAAAAAGATCAGTCAGAAACCTTCCTAAGGAAGAATCAGATATACTATAATTTTAACTTTGGAGCTCACATTCAAAATCAAACCGAGCAATAAATGGCTTTTGGACAACCACA
This region of Accipiter gentilis chromosome 34, bAccGen1.1, whole genome shotgun sequence genomic DNA includes:
- the CCDC107 gene encoding coiled-coil domain-containing protein 107 encodes the protein MVLSAVQQVVVSVVLVLCVFVVMPRMFGGGGGGGGGRAGRSPRGGKAGPGHYDPRQHRRGSPQTVHQVHLNPGNSDSNTYQSIQQMRNAMEKEIKSERTRGNGRELAFTLMPLYALGVGVFAAYKFLKMKSHEESLSKKEKSTEDKAKETEHQLLELEQHLAQTEKMLNSLLTQLDPLSNCVNALACEQKDEIMTQLQSIRRLMKESGLDKSENKMKDVSHICNEKLEDLIQSFAEHSQEKEMDDREDDSHEDLLEDVDNDYKIEEHELCDECEVHQFQPDVVEDQEMIHKDAIESKGIGLRRRNRYE